In Streptomyces alboniger, the following are encoded in one genomic region:
- a CDS encoding TetR family transcriptional regulator — protein sequence MTAEAKAASPATPALTERQEARRRRILHASAQLASRGGFDAVQMREVAEAAGVALGTLYRYFPSKVHLLVATMQDQLQHMHTTIRKRPPAGETAAERVAETLMRAFRALQREPHLADAMVRALTFADRSVSPEVDTVSRLTTAIILDAIGLEQPPSARQLSAVRVIEHTWHSALITWLSGRASIAQVKIDIETVCRLIDLTAEPRG from the coding sequence ATGACAGCGGAAGCCAAGGCGGCGAGCCCTGCGACGCCGGCCCTCACCGAGCGTCAGGAGGCGCGCCGCCGCCGCATCCTGCACGCCAGCGCGCAACTGGCCAGCCGGGGCGGTTTCGACGCGGTGCAGATGCGCGAGGTCGCCGAGGCGGCGGGCGTGGCCCTCGGCACCCTCTACCGCTACTTCCCCTCCAAGGTCCATCTGCTGGTGGCGACCATGCAGGACCAGCTCCAGCACATGCATACGACGATCCGCAAGCGCCCCCCGGCCGGCGAGACGGCCGCCGAGCGGGTCGCCGAGACGCTGATGCGGGCCTTCCGTGCCCTCCAGCGCGAGCCGCACCTGGCGGACGCGATGGTGCGGGCCCTGACCTTCGCCGACCGCTCGGTGAGCCCCGAGGTCGACACGGTCTCGCGCCTGACGACGGCGATCATCCTGGACGCGATCGGCCTGGAGCAGCCGCCGAGCGCGCGCCAGCTCTCCGCGGTGCGGGTCATCGAGCACACCTGGCACTCGGCGCTGATCACCTGGCTCTCGGGGCGGGCCTCGATCGCCCAGGTGAAGATCGACATCGAGACGGTGTGCCGCCTCATCGACCTGACGGCCGAGCCTCGCGGGTAG
- a CDS encoding ferredoxin: MGDRWHVEVDRSVCIGSGMCVVTAPGGFALDAARQSHPTTPERDADEQILEAAEGCPVEAITITLADSGEVVFPPED, from the coding sequence ATGGGCGACCGCTGGCACGTCGAGGTCGACCGGTCGGTCTGCATCGGCTCGGGGATGTGCGTGGTCACCGCGCCCGGCGGCTTCGCTCTGGACGCCGCCCGGCAGTCCCACCCCACCACCCCCGAGCGCGACGCCGACGAGCAAATCCTGGAGGCCGCCGAGGGCTGCCCGGTCGAGGCGATCACCATCACGCTCGCCGACAGCGGGGAGGTCGTCTTCCCGCCGGAGGACTGA
- a CDS encoding aldehyde dehydrogenase produces the protein MTELVEHGQLFIGGELVDPLGKGVIDVVSPHTGQVFARVPHAAPADVDRAVAAARKAFDEGPWPRMTLDERIEVVTRIKDGFAVRHEEIARVISSENGTPYTSSVMVQALAAMMVWDAALTVARDFCYEESRDGILGKLLVRREPMGVVAAVVPWNVPQFTAAAKLAPALLAGCPVVLKTSPEAPLDAYVLAEIAAEAGLPEGVLSIISADREVSEYLVGHPGVDKVSFTGSVAAGKRVMEVAARNLTRVTLELGGKSAAVVLPDADAASAVAGIVPFAWMINGQACVAQTRILVPRTRYEEFAEAFSAAARALKIGDPLDPATELGPLVAKRQQQRSLDYIRIGQEEGAKILAGGGRPPGLDQGWYVEPTLLGGVDNAMRVAREEIFGPVVCLLPYGDESEAVKIANDSDYGLSGSVWTADVERGIDIARRVRTGTYSVNTFSLDMLGPFGGYKNSGLGREFGPEGYGEYFEHKMIHLPAGYEGSGA, from the coding sequence ATGACGGAGCTCGTGGAACACGGACAGCTGTTCATCGGCGGGGAGTTGGTGGACCCGCTGGGCAAGGGCGTCATCGACGTCGTCTCCCCGCACACCGGGCAGGTCTTCGCCCGCGTGCCGCACGCGGCCCCCGCCGACGTGGACCGCGCCGTCGCCGCCGCGCGCAAGGCGTTCGACGAGGGCCCCTGGCCCCGGATGACGCTGGACGAGCGGATCGAGGTCGTCACCAGGATCAAGGACGGCTTCGCGGTACGCCACGAGGAGATCGCCCGCGTCATCAGCTCCGAGAACGGCACCCCGTACACCTCCAGCGTGATGGTGCAGGCCCTCGCCGCGATGATGGTCTGGGACGCGGCGCTCACGGTCGCCCGCGACTTCTGCTACGAGGAGAGCCGCGACGGAATCCTCGGGAAACTCCTCGTCCGCCGCGAGCCGATGGGCGTCGTCGCGGCCGTCGTCCCCTGGAACGTCCCGCAGTTCACCGCCGCCGCCAAGCTCGCCCCCGCGCTGCTCGCCGGCTGCCCGGTCGTCCTGAAGACCTCGCCCGAAGCGCCGCTCGACGCCTACGTCCTCGCGGAGATCGCCGCGGAGGCGGGCCTCCCGGAGGGCGTGCTCTCGATCATCTCCGCCGACCGCGAGGTCAGCGAGTACCTGGTCGGCCACCCCGGCGTCGACAAGGTCTCCTTCACCGGATCCGTCGCCGCGGGCAAGCGCGTCATGGAGGTCGCGGCCCGCAACCTCACCCGCGTCACCCTGGAGCTGGGCGGCAAGTCCGCCGCGGTGGTCCTGCCCGACGCCGACGCGGCGAGCGCGGTCGCCGGGATCGTGCCGTTCGCCTGGATGATCAACGGTCAGGCGTGCGTGGCCCAGACCCGCATCCTCGTGCCGCGCACCCGTTACGAGGAGTTCGCCGAGGCCTTCTCCGCTGCGGCCCGCGCGCTGAAGATCGGCGACCCCCTCGACCCCGCCACCGAACTCGGCCCGCTCGTCGCGAAGCGCCAGCAGCAGCGCTCCCTCGACTACATCCGCATCGGTCAGGAGGAGGGTGCCAAGATCCTCGCGGGCGGCGGCCGCCCGCCCGGACTCGACCAGGGCTGGTATGTCGAGCCGACCCTCCTCGGCGGCGTCGACAACGCGATGCGCGTCGCCCGCGAGGAGATCTTCGGGCCCGTCGTCTGCCTGCTGCCGTACGGCGACGAGAGCGAGGCGGTGAAGATCGCCAACGACTCCGACTACGGACTCAGCGGCAGCGTCTGGACCGCCGACGTCGAGCGCGGCATCGACATCGCGCGCCGCGTGCGCACGGGAACGTACTCCGTGAACACCTTCAGCCTCGACATGCTCGGGCCCTTCGGCGGCTACAAGAACTCGGGCCTGGGGCGGGAGTTCGGGCCCGAGGGGTACGGCGAGTACTTCGAGCACAAGATGATCCACCTGCCGGCCGGCTATGAGGGGAGCGGTGCCTGA
- a CDS encoding MBL fold metallo-hydrolase: MTPRTTEPPVIEHGGGVWSIKVPIPDNPLGFTLVHLLDTDAGPVLVDTGWDDPASWATLTAGLATCGVAVEDVHGVVITHHHPDHHGLSAKVREASGAWLAMHEADAAVVRRTRAQPPERWYGYLAAKLTAAGAPAEHVAPLVRARDEGRPRTLPGLDPALPDRAITPGELLGLPGRRLRAVWTPGHTPGHVCLHLEEDHPAGLRGNGRLFSGDHLLPGITPHIGLHEDPEDDTVTDPLGDYLDSLERVGRLAPAEVLPAHQRAFTDAPARVRELLAHHEERLTGLLTLLAEPLTPWRLAERMEWNRPWAEIPYGSRNIAVSEAEAHVRRLVKLGRAEAVPGSDPVTYVAV, from the coding sequence ATGACCCCGCGGACGACCGAACCGCCGGTGATCGAGCACGGCGGGGGCGTCTGGAGCATCAAGGTCCCGATCCCCGACAACCCCCTCGGCTTCACGCTCGTCCACCTCCTGGACACCGACGCCGGGCCCGTCCTCGTCGACACCGGCTGGGACGACCCGGCGTCCTGGGCCACGCTGACCGCCGGGCTCGCCACGTGCGGCGTCGCGGTCGAGGACGTGCACGGCGTGGTCATCACGCACCACCACCCCGACCACCACGGCCTGTCCGCGAAGGTCCGCGAGGCGTCCGGGGCGTGGCTCGCGATGCACGAGGCGGACGCCGCCGTGGTGCGCCGCACCCGCGCCCAGCCTCCCGAGCGCTGGTACGGCTACCTGGCCGCGAAGCTCACCGCCGCGGGCGCCCCCGCCGAGCACGTCGCCCCGCTGGTCCGCGCCAGGGACGAGGGCCGGCCCCGCACGCTGCCCGGCCTCGACCCGGCCCTGCCCGACCGCGCGATCACCCCGGGCGAACTCCTCGGCCTGCCGGGCCGCCGCCTGCGCGCGGTCTGGACGCCCGGCCACACCCCCGGCCACGTCTGCCTGCACCTGGAGGAGGACCACCCGGCGGGCCTGCGGGGCAACGGCCGCCTCTTCTCCGGCGACCACCTCCTGCCCGGCATCACCCCGCACATCGGCCTGCACGAGGACCCCGAGGACGACACGGTCACCGACCCCCTCGGCGACTATCTCGACTCCCTCGAACGGGTCGGCCGCCTGGCCCCGGCCGAGGTGCTGCCCGCCCACCAGCGCGCGTTCACCGACGCCCCCGCCCGCGTCCGCGAACTCCTGGCCCACCACGAGGAACGCCTGACCGGCCTGCTCACCCTCCTCGCCGAACCCCTCACCCCGTGGCGGCTCGCCGAGCGCATGGAGTGGAACCGCCCCTGGGCCGAGATCCCCTACGGCTCACGCAACATCGCGGTCTCGGAGGCGGAGGCCCACGTGCGGCGCCTGGTGAAGCTGGGGCGGGCGGAGGCGGTGCCGGGCAGTGATCCGGTGACGTACGTGGCGGTGTGA
- a CDS encoding prenyltransferase/squalene oxidase repeat-containing protein, whose translation MNVRRSAAVLAAVAVFGSAAAPAAFADDASPSPSKALPSGLYGKSDPKFDGVFRQSYALLAQDTVGVKPADKAVAWLTGQQCASGGFAAYRADAGKPCDSKTMVDSNSTAAAVQALAALGGEDKSLGKTVEKSVAWLKSVQNKDGGWGYNPGLPTDANSTGIVVGALVAAGENPASVKSRDGKSAYDALPKLAMDCGKGGGAFGLAAAKSKKLSPNADATAAGVLGSLGKGLVVAPAKKADDSAPKCAKPDTASQAASNGTGYLLDVLGENDGHLMSAMPGAKDQPDLGNTADAVLALAAAGQRDQAEKSAQWLAENSAKWAKESGPAAYAQLVLAAHAAGMDPRDFGGADLVEQLGAQGPPAKTSSESSSESASDSDEKKDEDGGAGGTNIWWIIGVGMVAGIGIGFLYSANRKKQQP comes from the coding sequence ATGAACGTTCGCCGCAGCGCAGCGGTCCTGGCCGCCGTCGCCGTGTTCGGCTCGGCCGCCGCACCGGCCGCCTTCGCGGACGACGCCTCGCCGTCGCCCTCGAAAGCGCTCCCCTCGGGCCTGTACGGCAAGTCCGACCCCAAGTTCGACGGCGTCTTCCGGCAGTCGTACGCCCTGCTCGCCCAGGACACCGTGGGTGTGAAGCCCGCGGACAAGGCCGTTGCCTGGCTGACCGGGCAGCAGTGCGCGAGCGGCGGCTTCGCGGCCTACCGCGCCGACGCGGGCAAGCCGTGCGACTCCAAGACGATGGTCGACAGCAACTCCACCGCCGCCGCCGTGCAGGCCCTCGCCGCGCTCGGCGGCGAGGACAAGAGCCTCGGCAAGACGGTCGAGAAGAGCGTGGCCTGGCTGAAGTCCGTCCAGAACAAGGACGGCGGCTGGGGCTACAACCCGGGCCTGCCCACCGACGCCAACTCCACCGGCATCGTGGTCGGCGCGCTCGTCGCCGCCGGCGAGAACCCCGCGAGCGTGAAGTCGCGGGACGGCAAGTCCGCCTACGACGCGCTGCCGAAGCTCGCCATGGACTGCGGCAAGGGCGGCGGCGCCTTCGGCCTCGCCGCCGCCAAGTCCAAGAAGCTCAGCCCGAACGCGGACGCCACCGCGGCCGGTGTCCTCGGCAGCCTCGGCAAGGGCCTGGTGGTGGCCCCCGCCAAGAAGGCGGACGACTCCGCCCCCAAGTGCGCGAAGCCGGACACCGCCTCGCAGGCCGCGAGCAACGGCACGGGCTACCTCCTGGACGTCCTCGGTGAGAACGACGGCCACCTGATGTCCGCGATGCCGGGCGCCAAGGACCAGCCGGACCTCGGCAACACCGCCGACGCCGTGCTCGCGCTGGCCGCCGCCGGGCAGCGCGACCAGGCCGAGAAGTCCGCCCAGTGGCTCGCGGAGAACTCCGCGAAGTGGGCGAAGGAGTCGGGTCCCGCCGCCTACGCCCAGCTGGTCCTCGCCGCCCACGCCGCGGGCATGGACCCGCGGGACTTCGGCGGCGCCGACCTCGTCGAGCAGCTGGGCGCCCAGGGGCCACCCGCGAAGACGTCCTCCGAGTCCTCGTCGGAGTCGGCCTCCGACTCCGACGAGAAGAAGGACGAAGACGGGGGCGCCGGCGGCACCAACATCTGGTGGATCATCGGCGTCGGCATGGTCGCGGGCATCGGCATCGGCTTCCTCTACAGCGCCAACCGCAAGAAGCAGCAGCCGTGA
- a CDS encoding SCO2322 family protein produces the protein MTRGRTRLVPSRAWRGRMAVAAFVAALLGVLAAAPSQAAGYRYWSFWDRDGDTWTYASQGPGTARPEDGDVQGFRFSVSENSKEAAKPRGPADFKKICASTPAEDGRKRVGLVIDFGLPKDAPHDENPPAPRTACAQVAEDATSADALASVAKPLRYDSKALLCAIDGYPRSGCGEQVSHDSLNTERQPEADGGEGDRGPSVGLIAGAVAVALLGGAAFWQARRRRG, from the coding sequence GTGACGCGGGGCCGGACGCGTCTGGTGCCCTCGCGCGCGTGGCGCGGGCGCATGGCGGTCGCGGCGTTCGTCGCCGCCCTGCTCGGCGTCCTCGCCGCCGCGCCCTCCCAGGCCGCCGGCTACCGCTACTGGTCGTTCTGGGACCGGGACGGCGACACCTGGACGTACGCCAGTCAGGGGCCCGGCACCGCCCGGCCCGAGGACGGTGACGTGCAGGGGTTCCGCTTCTCGGTCTCCGAGAACTCGAAGGAGGCCGCCAAGCCGCGCGGCCCCGCGGACTTCAAGAAGATCTGCGCGAGCACCCCCGCCGAGGACGGCCGCAAGCGGGTCGGCCTCGTCATCGACTTCGGGCTGCCGAAGGACGCGCCCCACGACGAGAACCCGCCCGCGCCGCGGACGGCCTGCGCCCAGGTCGCCGAGGACGCCACCAGCGCGGACGCGCTCGCCTCCGTCGCGAAGCCGCTGCGCTACGACAGCAAGGCGCTGCTGTGCGCCATCGACGGCTACCCGAGGTCGGGCTGCGGCGAGCAGGTCTCCCACGACAGCCTGAACACCGAGCGGCAGCCGGAGGCGGACGGGGGCGAGGGCGACCGCGGGCCCTCCGTCGGTCTGATCGCGGGCGCCGTCGCCGTCGCGCTGCTCGGCGGGGCCGCGTTCTGGCAGGCCCGGCGCCGCCGCGGCTGA
- a CDS encoding energy-coupling factor transporter transmembrane component T yields MTNHGSGTRGLLRRRLAPEAHRSNALHPGAWWVWAIGLGTAASRTTNPLLIGLLIGVAGYVVAARRTSAPWAKSYGAFVKLGLVVIGIRLVFAIVLGSPIPGTHVLVTLPEVPLPDWAKGVRIGGRVTAEGMVFALYDGIRLAGLLICIGAANALASPSRLLKSLPGALYEVGVAVVVAMTFAPNLIGDVRRLRAARRLRGRPDSGVRGLLQVGLPVLEGALERSVALAAAMDARGFGRTAAVPAGVRRLTAVLTLGGLMGVCVGTYGLLTAQGAAYGLPLLGAGLLAALAGLRLGGRRAVRTRYRPDAWGVRAWLVAGSGLAVAGLTIWSASYDMQALHPGVVPLVAPTLPLWPAAAALLGLLPAFVAPVPTGEQAPSTPVPPVPPEETS; encoded by the coding sequence ATGACGAACCACGGCAGCGGCACGCGCGGCCTCCTGCGGCGCCGCCTCGCCCCCGAGGCGCACCGGAGCAACGCCCTGCACCCGGGCGCCTGGTGGGTATGGGCCATCGGGCTCGGCACCGCGGCGTCCCGGACGACCAACCCGCTGCTGATCGGGCTGCTGATCGGCGTCGCGGGCTATGTCGTGGCGGCCCGGCGGACCTCGGCCCCCTGGGCGAAGTCGTACGGCGCGTTCGTGAAGCTGGGGCTTGTCGTCATCGGCATCCGGCTGGTCTTCGCGATCGTCCTCGGCTCGCCGATCCCGGGTACGCACGTCCTCGTGACGCTGCCCGAGGTGCCGCTGCCCGACTGGGCCAAGGGCGTGCGGATCGGCGGGCGGGTCACGGCGGAGGGCATGGTCTTCGCGCTCTACGACGGGATCAGGCTGGCGGGCCTGCTGATCTGCATCGGCGCCGCGAACGCCCTCGCCAGCCCGTCCCGGCTGCTCAAGTCGCTGCCGGGCGCGCTGTACGAGGTGGGGGTCGCCGTCGTCGTGGCGATGACCTTCGCGCCGAACCTCATCGGGGACGTGCGGCGGCTGCGGGCAGCGCGGCGCCTGCGCGGGCGGCCGGACAGCGGAGTGCGCGGGCTGCTCCAGGTGGGTCTTCCGGTCCTGGAAGGTGCCCTTGAGCGGTCGGTCGCGCTGGCCGCCGCGATGGACGCGCGCGGCTTCGGGCGCACCGCCGCCGTCCCCGCGGGCGTGCGCAGGCTCACCGCCGTGCTGACGCTGGGCGGGCTGATGGGCGTATGCGTGGGCACGTACGGACTGCTCACCGCGCAGGGTGCCGCCTACGGGCTGCCTCTGCTCGGCGCCGGGCTGCTGGCCGCACTGGCGGGGCTCCGGCTCGGCGGGCGCCGCGCCGTGCGCACCCGCTACCGCCCCGACGCGTGGGGCGTGCGCGCCTGGCTGGTCGCCGGCTCGGGCCTGGCGGTCGCTGGCCTGACGATCTGGTCCGCGTCGTACGACATGCAGGCGCTGCACCCCGGCGTCGTACCGCTGGTGGCCCCGACCCTGCCCCTGTGGCCCGCGGCGGCGGCCCTGCTCGGCCTGCTTCCGGCTTTCGTGGCGCCGGTGCCCACGGGGGAGCAGGCGCCCTCGACCCCCGTACCCCCCGTACCTCCCGAGGAGACCTCATGA
- a CDS encoding ABC transporter ATP-binding protein codes for MIRFEDVSVTYEGGAAPTVRGVDLTVPEGELVLLVGPSGVGKSTLLGTVSGLVPHFTGGTLRGRVTVAGRDTRTHKPRELADVVGTVGQDPLAHFVTDTVEDELAYGMESLGLAPGVMRRRVEETLDLLGLAELRDRPIATLSGGQRQRVAIGSVLTPHPRVLVLDEPTSALDPAAAEEVLAVLQRLVHDLGTTVLMAEHRLERVVQYADQVLLLAAPGEPPVLGDPAALMARSPVYPPVVALGRLAGWSPLPLTVRDARRRAGPLRDRLAGTEPRQEATAVRTAERAAPARRPWLRKGRTPDQAPRTHQPPAAAVERLAVRRGRVEALRRVDLTVTSGETVALMGRNGAGKSTLLSTLVGLLEPTSGSVRVGGAVPHRTAPRELIRHVGLVPQEPRDLLYADTVAAECAAADHDAGAGPGTCRALVSELLPGIADDTHPRDLSEGQRLALALAIVLAARPPLLLLDEPTRGLDYSAKARLVTILRGLAAEGHAIVLATHDVELAAEIAHRVVILADGEVVADGPTPQVVVSSPAFAPQVTKILAPREWLTVAQVREALGAAEGAS; via the coding sequence ATGATCCGCTTCGAGGATGTCTCGGTGACGTACGAGGGGGGTGCCGCGCCCACCGTGCGAGGGGTCGATCTCACCGTCCCGGAAGGCGAGTTGGTGCTGCTCGTCGGCCCTTCCGGGGTCGGTAAGTCGACACTGCTCGGCACGGTCAGCGGGCTCGTGCCGCACTTCACCGGTGGCACCCTGCGCGGCCGCGTCACCGTGGCGGGCCGCGACACCCGTACGCACAAGCCCCGGGAGCTCGCCGACGTCGTCGGGACCGTGGGCCAGGACCCGCTCGCGCACTTCGTGACGGACACGGTCGAGGACGAGCTGGCCTACGGCATGGAGTCGCTCGGCCTCGCCCCCGGCGTGATGCGCAGGCGGGTCGAGGAGACCCTGGACCTGCTCGGCCTCGCCGAGCTGCGCGACCGGCCCATCGCCACCCTCTCCGGAGGGCAGCGCCAGCGCGTCGCCATCGGCTCGGTCCTCACCCCGCACCCCCGGGTCCTCGTCCTCGACGAGCCGACCTCCGCACTCGACCCGGCCGCCGCCGAAGAGGTCCTCGCCGTGCTCCAGCGGCTCGTCCACGACCTCGGCACGACCGTCCTGATGGCCGAGCACCGCCTTGAGCGGGTCGTGCAGTACGCGGATCAGGTACTGCTGCTCGCCGCGCCGGGCGAGCCGCCGGTGCTCGGCGACCCGGCCGCGCTGATGGCCCGCTCCCCCGTATATCCCCCGGTCGTCGCGCTCGGCCGGCTCGCGGGCTGGTCGCCGCTGCCGCTGACCGTGCGGGACGCGCGGCGCAGGGCGGGCCCGCTGCGGGACCGGCTCGCCGGGACGGAACCGCGCCAGGAGGCGACGGCCGTACGCACCGCGGAGCGGGCGGCCCCCGCCCGCCGGCCCTGGCTGCGCAAGGGACGTACGCCCGACCAGGCACCCCGGACACACCAGCCACCCGCGGCGGCCGTCGAACGCCTGGCCGTGCGGCGCGGCCGGGTCGAGGCGCTGCGCCGCGTCGACCTCACCGTCACCTCCGGCGAGACCGTCGCCCTGATGGGCCGCAACGGCGCCGGCAAGTCCACGCTGCTGTCCACGCTGGTCGGCCTCCTCGAACCCACATCGGGCAGCGTCCGCGTCGGCGGCGCCGTCCCCCACCGCACGGCCCCCCGCGAGCTGATCCGGCACGTCGGCCTGGTCCCGCAGGAACCACGTGACCTGCTGTACGCGGACACGGTGGCCGCCGAGTGCGCCGCCGCCGACCACGACGCGGGCGCCGGGCCCGGGACGTGCCGGGCGCTGGTGAGCGAGCTGCTGCCCGGCATCGCGGACGACACGCACCCCCGGGACCTCTCCGAGGGCCAGCGTCTGGCGCTGGCCCTGGCGATCGTGCTGGCCGCGCGCCCGCCGCTGCTCCTCCTGGACGAGCCGACCCGCGGCCTGGACTACTCGGCCAAGGCCCGCCTGGTCACGATCCTGCGGGGCCTGGCCGCCGAGGGGCACGCGATCGTGCTGGCCACGCATGACGTGGAGCTGGCCGCCGAGATCGCCCACCGGGTGGTGATCCTCGCGGACGGCGAGGTCGTCGCGGACGGCCCGACCCCGCAGGTCGTGGTGTCGTCACCGGCCTTCGCGCCGCAGGTCACGAAGATCCTGGCGCCGCGGGAGTGGCTGACGGTGGCGCAGGTGCGCGAGGCGCTCGGCGCGGCGGAGGGAGCGTCGTGA
- a CDS encoding ECF transporter S component: MNPAGERAVGTARRARPIRLGPRSIAALALVSAVGVVAFGWPLLSSGGSGFAEHAQDAPWLFAALLPLLLAVVVATVADVGLDAKAIAMLGVLAAAGAALRPLGAGTAGIEPMFFLMVLSGRVLGPGFGFVLGAVSMFASALLTGGVGPWMPFQMLSMGWVCMGAGLLPGADTLRGRRELWLLAAYGAVSAVLYGTAMNLQGWPYLGGMATGVSFQPGDPLAENLGRFIAYCLATSLGWDLPRAVVTVLLSLTLGPAVLKALRRATRRAAFEAPVTFEAPKP; encoded by the coding sequence GTGAACCCCGCCGGAGAGCGCGCGGTGGGCACCGCCCGGCGGGCCCGCCCCATTCGCCTGGGGCCCCGCTCGATCGCCGCGCTCGCGCTGGTCAGCGCGGTGGGTGTGGTCGCCTTCGGGTGGCCGCTGCTGTCCAGCGGGGGTTCGGGGTTCGCCGAGCACGCGCAGGACGCGCCGTGGCTGTTCGCGGCGCTGCTGCCGCTGCTGCTCGCCGTGGTCGTGGCGACCGTCGCGGACGTCGGCCTGGACGCGAAGGCGATCGCCATGCTCGGGGTGCTGGCCGCCGCGGGCGCCGCGCTGCGCCCGCTGGGCGCGGGCACGGCGGGCATCGAGCCGATGTTCTTCCTGATGGTGCTGAGCGGGCGGGTGCTCGGGCCCGGCTTCGGATTCGTGCTCGGGGCGGTGTCGATGTTCGCGTCGGCGCTGCTCACCGGGGGCGTCGGCCCCTGGATGCCGTTCCAGATGCTGTCGATGGGCTGGGTGTGCATGGGGGCGGGGCTGCTTCCGGGGGCCGACACTCTGCGGGGGCGCCGCGAGCTGTGGCTGCTCGCGGCCTATGGGGCGGTCTCCGCCGTCCTGTACGGCACGGCCATGAACCTCCAGGGCTGGCCCTACCTGGGCGGGATGGCCACCGGCGTCTCCTTCCAGCCGGGCGACCCCCTCGCGGAGAACCTCGGCCGCTTCATCGCGTACTGCCTGGCCACCTCGCTCGGCTGGGACCTGCCGCGGGCCGTCGTCACGGTCCTGCTGAGCCTGACGCTCGGGCCCGCCGTTCTGAAGGCGCTGCGCCGGGCCACACGGCGGGCGGCTTTCGAGGCGCCGGTCACATTCGAGGCGCCCAAGCCGTAA
- a CDS encoding transglycosylase SLT domain-containing protein — protein sequence MSASLIRRIASPKKTLAGGLVAAAATGMVFAAAPAQAATPTTAKATAPAAAPAAAPTSAKAIAKAKISDPAQFAAFDKIVSHESGWDVNATNSSSGAYGLVQALPGSKMASAGADWKTNPETQIEWGLKYMNERYGSPVGAWNHWQANGWY from the coding sequence GTGTCCGCCTCGCTCATCCGCCGCATCGCTTCCCCGAAGAAGACCCTCGCCGGCGGCCTCGTCGCCGCTGCCGCCACCGGCATGGTCTTCGCCGCGGCCCCGGCCCAGGCAGCCACCCCGACCACCGCGAAGGCCACCGCCCCGGCCGCCGCTCCCGCCGCCGCCCCGACCTCCGCCAAGGCGATCGCCAAGGCGAAGATCTCGGACCCCGCGCAGTTCGCCGCGTTCGACAAGATCGTCTCGCACGAGAGCGGCTGGGACGTCAACGCGACGAACTCCTCCTCCGGCGCCTACGGCCTGGTCCAGGCGCTGCCCGGCTCGAAGATGGCCTCGGCGGGCGCCGACTGGAAGACCAACCCGGAGACCCAGATCGAGTGGGGCCTGAAGTACATGAACGAGCGCTACGGCAGCCCTGTCGGCGCGTGGAACCACTGGCAGGCCAACGGCTGGTACTGA
- a CDS encoding steroid 3-ketoacyl-CoA thiolase: MAAEPVIVEAVRTPIGKRAGALANLHPAYLLGETYRELLGRTGIHADCVEQIVGGTVTHAGEQSMNPARTAWLTMGLPYETAATTVDCQCGSSQQASHMVANMVAAGVIDVGISCGVEAMSRVPLGSGSKHGPGKPFPDEWNVDLPNQFEAAERIARKRGLTRENVDSLGLISQERAATAWSEERFKRETFAVQVPTTEEEQAAGQGMWRLVDRDEGLRDTTMEALGGLKPVMPTAVHTAGNSSQISDGAAALMWASKRMARALKLRPRARIVAQALVGADPHFHLDGPIDATHAVLGKAGMSLKDIDIVEINEAFASVVLSWAQVFEQDLEKVNVNGGAIALGHPVGATGARLITTALHELERRDKEFALVTMCAGGAVATATIIQRL; this comes from the coding sequence ATGGCCGCGGAACCTGTCATCGTCGAAGCCGTACGCACCCCCATCGGCAAGCGCGCGGGCGCGCTCGCCAACCTCCACCCCGCCTATCTGCTCGGGGAGACCTACCGCGAACTCCTCGGACGCACCGGCATCCACGCCGACTGCGTCGAGCAGATCGTCGGCGGCACGGTGACCCACGCGGGGGAGCAGTCGATGAACCCCGCGCGCACGGCGTGGCTCACCATGGGGCTTCCGTACGAGACGGCGGCGACGACCGTGGACTGCCAGTGCGGCTCCTCGCAGCAGGCGAGCCACATGGTCGCCAACATGGTCGCGGCCGGGGTCATCGACGTCGGCATCAGCTGCGGGGTCGAGGCGATGTCACGAGTGCCGCTCGGATCCGGCTCCAAGCATGGTCCGGGCAAGCCCTTCCCCGACGAGTGGAACGTCGATCTGCCCAACCAGTTCGAGGCCGCCGAGCGCATCGCCCGCAAGCGCGGCCTCACCCGCGAGAACGTGGACTCGCTCGGCCTCATCTCGCAGGAGAGGGCGGCCACCGCCTGGTCCGAGGAGCGCTTCAAGCGCGAGACGTTCGCCGTCCAGGTGCCCACGACGGAGGAGGAGCAGGCGGCTGGGCAGGGCATGTGGCGGCTCGTCGACCGGGACGAGGGGCTGCGCGACACGACGATGGAGGCGCTCGGCGGGCTCAAGCCCGTCATGCCGACCGCCGTGCACACGGCCGGCAACTCCTCGCAGATCTCGGACGGCGCGGCGGCCCTCATGTGGGCGTCCAAGCGCATGGCGCGGGCGCTGAAGCTGAGGCCGCGGGCGCGGATCGTGGCGCAGGCGCTGGTCGGCGCCGACCCGCACTTCCACCTCGACGGGCCGATCGACGCGACGCACGCGGTGTTAGGCAAGGCGGGCATGTCCCTGAAGGACATCGACATCGTCGAGATCAACGAGGCGTTCGCCTCGGTGGTGCTGAGCTGGGCGCAGGTCTTCGAGCAGGACCTGGAGAAGGTGAACGTGAACGGGGGCGCGATCGCGCTGGGCCACCCGGTGGGGGCCACCGGGGCACGCCTCATCACGACGGCCCTGCACGAGCTGGAGCGCAGGGACAAGGAGTTCGCGCTGGTGACGATGTGCGCGGGCGGCGCGGTGGCGACGGCGACGATCATCCAGCGCCTGTAG